The following proteins come from a genomic window of Alosa sapidissima isolate fAloSap1 chromosome 20, fAloSap1.pri, whole genome shotgun sequence:
- the si:ch211-175m2.5 gene encoding uncharacterized protein si:ch211-175m2.5, protein MACCRSLKLFRPAKIALSTIQQVDKVYQRTPGILLRYCSSSSNNKNVSRYPVPYKKNLPYDIVELMEEVETKGGFLPNVFKALSHRPDEFRAFFAYYNVLMNKETGNLSKADRELIVVATSTQNHCLYCVISHSALHRIYSKKPTLADQVAVNYGTAELSPRERAMLDFALTVCRSENVTEQHFRALEEHGLDREDAWDIAAIAAFFAMSNRLAHLTDMRPNAEFYNLGRLPRDKGAKGEKAKDGSA, encoded by the exons ATGGCGTGTTGCCGTAGTCTGAAGTTATTTCGTCCCGCTAAAATTGCCTTG tccacCATTCAACAGGTAGACAAAGTATATCAAAGGACACCAGGTATTCTCCTGAGGTACTGCAGCTCCTCcagtaataataaaaatgttaGTCGTTATCCGGTTCCCTACAAGAAAAATCTGCCTTATGACATAGTGGAACTTATGGAGGAGGTGGAAACAAAG GGTGGATTCCTTCCTAATGTGTTCAAGGCACTGTCTCATAGACCGGATGAATTCCGAGCATTCTTTGCATATTACAATGTCCTGATGAACAAAGAAACAG GAAATTTGTCAAAGGCAGACCGCGAGCTGATTGTTGTCGCCACCAGTACCCAGAATCACTGCCTGTACTGCGTCATTTCCCATAGTGCACTGCATCGCATCTATTCCAAGAAACCTACACTAGCAGATCAG GTGGCAGTGAACTATGGCACCGCCGAGTTGAGTCCTCGAGAACGTGCCATGCTGGACTTCGCTCTGACCGTGTGCCGCAGCGAAAACGTGACTGAGCAGCACTTCCGGGCGCTGGAGGAGCACGGTCTGGACCGCGAGGACGCCTGGGACATCGCCGCCATCGCCGCCTTCTTCGCCATGTCCAACCGGCTGGCCCACCTCACGGACATGCGCCCCAACGCCGAGTTCTACAACCTGGGCAGGCTGCCACGGGACAAGGGGGCCAAGGGGGAGAAGGCTAAGGATGGCAGTGCATGA